ATTCGATGTAGGGAAAAAATACCTGTTGATAAAATATTTCCTGCATTCCCATGGCGACAGCTTCGCGATTTAATTGCTCAGCGGACGGTTCTAATAAGTCGGAAACGTGGGAATTTGCTTGAGCGAGTTTGATAAATTGTTCGGCTAAGGTGTGAAACGCTGTACCAATTCCGATAGATTGACCGGGTGGAATAAATAAAGTGTTCCCATCAAAATGTTGTTTTAAATAGAATAAACGTGGACATTCAAACGCCACGCGCACTTTAGTTGCACTGAAGGGAGGATGTTCGGCTGTTTCGGGTTGTGGCTTGGGTGTGATCACGACTGGGGGTGGAGTAGGGGGCTGTGTTAATTGTAATAAATGGCGATGGACATGAGCTAAATAAACTGTGTCCATTTTGGCATAGTGTAGTTGTTTGGGGGTGAGGGGGCGCTGTCCCCAATCACTGCTTTGTTCGGTTTTATCAACGTTGGTGAAGTGACAGAGTTCAACCGCGAGGGTTTTGAGTTGTTTATTGGAGACTTGCAGGGGAGTTTTGCGGGACTTTTTAGTCAGTTTACGGACGAGTTTGAAGGTACAGGTGACATTTTGGGCTTGGTGTTTCCCACCGAGAAATTTTAGATCAAAGCTGGCGTTGTGAAAGACTTTCTCGATGTTGGGGTTAACCATAATCTGAGCGACGAAATCCCTGACGATATCGGGGTTATCGAGGACATCGAAGATATAGGCGCGATCGCCGGTTCTGTCTGTGGGATCTGCTAATATTTGAATCAGGGAGAGTCTGGGGTTTGATGTTTGCCAGTCGGCGACTTCTGTGTCTAGCCAGAGAGTTGGATAGGTGGCGAGTTGGGATATAATTTGGCGGATTTCATTGGGGGTGGTGAGGTACATGGGATAATTTTTTTAACGTAGAAGTTTGTAGTTGCGCTTTAGCGCCATACAATCTGAGGTACATGGGATGATTTTTTTTAAACGCAGAGTAACGCAGAGGTAGGCGCAGAGGGCGCAGAGGGTTTAGTGAGGTTTAGTGTTGCTTGTTTTGGGTTATAAATAGTCATGTTGCTGACGACGAGTTTTGAGTTAGTGTTATTTGGGTTGGGGGGATGTGTTATTTTTGGTCTGGGGTTTCCAGCAGACGGATTGATCTTGGGGTTTGGCGTCAGGGGGGATGAGGGTGATTTGGTTTTCTTGACAGAGTGTCTGAATTTGCTGATTGATTTGGGATTCATCGATATGGGAGAAGTCTTGCATGGTTAAATCAACGAGTTTTTGCCGTCCAATCATGAATTGGGTTTTGACGAGGTTTAAGAGGAAGTCTTTGATTTTTATTAAATCGGGTTCAGGCTTAATAATGGGTTTAGATACAATTCCTATGTCTTGTAACAATGGACAATTCTGTAAAACGTGAGAGTCTCGAATCAATTTTTCTAACGTAGGGAGATCGAGGGTTTGTTGGTGAATGACTAATTCCCCAGCACCGGCGGAGTTGACTAAAAGCTGATAGGTTCTCAGATAATGGATAGAGTCGAGATGGGGGGTAAGATGACGATGCGGTGAGCCGTTGAAGAGTTTTTTGAATAGTTTATATCCTTTATTCTTGGCTTGACCCAGTTTTTCGGCTCGAACCAGAATCAGAGTATCACAACAGTTTTTTTCCAGGTCTTTTTCGCAGGCGTTCATCGCTGCATTGAAGCTTGTCATGTTGGGTTCTTCGTTCCAGAAAATTCCTAGTCGTTCAGTTTTATCGGGATGCTGATAACTGAAGGAATAACTACTATACTTAGCATGATTTAAAAGATGAGGGTCAGTGTTGATCTGCAAGGCGTTCATTGCCTGTTGCAACATTTGTGTCAGATCAACCGATGAAAATTGACGAATTCGCTCGACTTTTTGTTGGGTTTTGTGGAATTCTTTAAGCCAAATTAATTTAAAAGTGGCAACGGCATCTTCTATTGGTGGTTTATGACCTAATTTATGTTCAATAAATAATTCTCCGCCAAGTCCTAATACATTTCGCAAATTGGCTCTACCCCCAGGAAATTTTTGCTCCAATGCTTGTTTCTGGAGAGGATAAAGGGGAGAGTCGGGTTTAGGAGTCGCTTGATCATGCAGGGAATAGAGTCGGGTTATCCAGAGGGCTTCAGCTTGTTCAAGGTTTATTGATTTTAGACGAACTTGTTTTTCAATTCCGGCTAAATCGGATTGTTCGAGACGTTCTTTACTCACCTTCCATTGATTCGTTACAATGCTGATAATAACCAGAATATTTTTAAGATATTGATTGTGGAACGTTCTATTAAGATTAAATAAAGATTGTAAGTTGGGAATTCCATCAGCAAACTTCGGTGTCATTTCCGCTTGATCGAAGCAGAGAACAATGGGTTTTGTCGATGCTGAAATTCTGCCAAAGTTGCCGATTATTCCCCGCGCGGCTTCTTCATTATCGATAGGCTGATTAACCCCTAATGCATTGAGGTCATCTCGATCTAAATTTTCTCCTCGCAACCAGTCACAAGCCAAAAAATATAAATCCTGATTCGTGAGACCATACAATACACCAAAGAAATCTCTTGCCTGATAAATACCCGAGGGATAAGTGCTTCTAAAATTGCGAATAAAAAGTCCTCGTTCCCCCAGGATTCTCCTCATCATGCTGCGATCTTTAAACGCTGATAGTCCTTTCAACCAAAGAATTAACTGAGAACTTTTTTGTCCTTCCGGCTTTTGCATCAGACTATCTACCATTTGGCGCAACGTATGTCGCCAAATATGCTGATTATCTGCCCAGGGATCGATATAGATAAAAAAAGCGTAAGGGTTAAGCTTTTGCTTAAGACGTCCTAATAAATAACTTTTCCCTGAACCCGAGTCTCCATCCAGTAATATCGTCCGTGTCCGCTGATCTCTGGCGACTAATCGGAGAACCTCAGTCACCTGAGTAATTGCTTCTTGGTGAATTGAATCAACTGTGGCGGCGACTTGTTGATCTTCTCGCCAAAAGTTTCCAGTTTTAAAGGTTACGGGATCAAAAGGGTTGACTTCTTGTTTTATAATTTCATCAATAGTTGCCATGATTATCCCTAGAAGTGATTACAAACAGAATTGGCGGGTAGGCTGAAAAATGAGTCCGCTAGTTGACAATAATAAAAAATAAAGATCCCCCAATTTCTTGAGGAATCCCAGCTTGAAGTTGTTCTGAGGTATAGTGCATCGCCTCAACTAATGAACTCAACTCAATTTTGTTTTCCCGTTGCAAACGATAGAGGGCTTGATCTAAGTCATCCCTAGATAAGGGAGGTTGTAATTTCTGACGCAGATGAAAAATGGGTAAATAATTGTCGGTTCCTAGTTCTTTATCTAACTGCTGAATCAGTTGTAAAATTTCTGTATCTGTTGGTTTCTGGGCTAGTACAGGTTCTGAACTCAACGAAGGTTGGGGTTGGGTGACAGTTACAGACGGATTCACTTGACTCGGAAGTGATTTTCGCAAGAATTCCAGATAATTCCCCAGCAGTTCTAAACTAATCACTGGATTTGTGCCTTTTTTCGGGATATAATCCTCTCGTAGCTGATCGAGTCCGCGCTGAGTCATCCACACTTCAGCTTTCTGGCGTTTCAGTTGTTTTTCTACTTCAATGAATCCCCGTTCATCGAAGCGTTGTAAAATAGCATCGCGTTCGGCTGACTTCAACGACTTGATATCGATTTTGCTGGGTTTAACTTTTCCCGATGCTTTACCGATACTGTTGAGTACCCTAAGTTCACTGGGAGAGAGGGGAACTTGATCCGGTTCCACGTTCAACAGAGCGCGACCGGGTGGTAAAATTGTAACGGATGCGATCTCACGGGAGAAATCGACCCAACCCCGTGCTTCTAAATCGCGGACAATTTTGTTTTTGCCTTTGATACTATTGAATAGTTTTGCCGACAGTGGAGAACGGTAGTTCGGACATCCTAGTAGTTTCAGGAGAAATTTTAGCTCCTTGGTTTCCATGGAAATGTTTAACCTCATTTATCGTTCATTCTACTTTAACTTGAGGGGTGATCACAACGGAAGGGTATCAAAATTCCATCCTAGCTTCCTAAATTAGGGTTGTAGTCAGCACTTGAGGGATAGCCGCGCTGAAGCGCTTACTACAAACGCCTCAGTCAATGATATTCGGGAGACAATAAAATTGGCAATAGTAGTCTACTCATGGTTCTCTTAAACATTCTGTTCCTGGAATGTGACCAAATATTTGTTGAGAATACTCCAGTAACTCCTGATTATTGAATAACCTTCGGTAGGACGGATCATCAGCGAAGTATTTCCATCGACTACAAACATCCATATTCCTCGCTTTTCCGTGATACTCACGTCCTTCAAAGGAACTACCATCACCTCGGCGACTGACTGTATTGATACCAGTATCCGAAAACTCTAGGTTGAGTTGAGACGCAATTTCTCTGCGATAGTCTACGTCAGCAAACCACTGATTATAATTAATACATATTTTTTGGTTTTTTAATAAATTGGTTTCCCCTAAATATTCTTTGGCATAGTCAATCCACACATCTATATCTGTTTTGTTTTTATCATTGACGCCTCTATAATTTTTTTTGATTCTACTCGCCAGCAAATTAAATGGATCTCGCAAAATCAAAATGTCGTACTTGTCTTGACTCTTACCAAAATAGAGATCATGCTTTAACTCAAATACAGGATTGGTGATTTGCTCCAGACTATAATCTTCGTAGCTATGGATTAAACAATCTTTTTTTTCAAAAAAACCTTTGGCTTCTTGTCGCCACCACTCAATGTCTTTGGTTTTGTTCTTTCGGAGTAAGTCTTCGTATTTTTCCCGATAAGGATTTCTATTGACTCGGATATTGTTCAGGTGTCTAACGTTGCCCGTTTCTTGCTTTTCCATCCAATGAATAATGGCATGATTGCCACTGCGTCTTAATCCCAGAACCCGCATCTCTTTATAATTAATAACTTGCGACAGAATATGCTGTTGTGAAATGGCTCGACCTACATCTTCAACGCTATGATATAACTGACGATTAGCTTTTTGTAGTAATGTCGATGATTCTTGCAAAAGCTGAAGAAAAAGTGATTTTTGAGGCATGTTTATTACTATCAATCGTTTAGCGACACTTAACATCATAGCCTACTGTTTTTTATCGCACAGTGCGCCCAGGAACGTTCAACCCGCTTCTCGCACCTGATCGGTATAATCTTTGGGACGCATTTGACGAAACACCTGCAACGCCGCTTGGCGTAAACTTAGGGGTAAATAGGATAAGATTACTCCCAATTGGGCTTTCCGAGAACTGCCAATAATCTCCGCCACCTCTTGCAACATTATTCGTCCCTGAACCGTATCCCCATTTTCAATTAACCGTAATCCCAACGCTTCTTTTGTCCATGCCAATTTTTGTATCCGTAGTGTCTCTAATTCTTGATCAGGAAATCGATAACTATCAATACAAAAAACCTTAGCCTTCAAGAAATGCAGATTCTGTCTTAAACTCGTCTGTCCCCCGTGAAACCGATACTCCATTAAATACTCTGGCAAAAAATACCCCTGCTTAAGCGCGATCGCTAATCGTACCAGTAAATCAAAATCCTCGCAGCCATCGGCTTCTGGGCGCATATAGTCCACATCCTGCAAACAGGCCCGACGAAACAAGGTTGAACCCACCTGCAAACTTTGATATTGAAACGTTTGTCGCATTAAATCAGGAATTATACCCTGCTTCAGTTTATCCTTTCCCCACTTCGCCGCATTCTCTTTCGTCGCTGACTCATCACGATTGCCGTTTTTATCAATAACCCAGTGATTCGTACAGACAAAATCAACTGTTGGTTCCGCTTCTAATACTGCCACCGTTTTTTCTAAGAACTCCGGCGTTAGGGCATCATCATCATCAAGTTTGATAAAATAGTTTCCCTGGGCAGTATCAAAACCAGAACGCATATTTTTACTGCGCCCAATATTTTTAGCATGGCGGATATATCGAATTCGGGCATCATTCCACTGACTAACAACCGTAGGTGTCTCATCAGTTGAGCCATCATCGCAAATAATTAACTCAAAATCTTTATACGTTTGACTCAGAACACTTTTTACTGACTGAATCAGATAGTTGGCACGATTGTAAGTAGGAATACAAACACTAACTTTAGACATGAGCAATTCGTTATTGGTTATGGAGCAAAATTCATTAATTATACAGGTGTTAATTTAAATGTTATTGATAACGTCAACAATTCTATGCCTAAAAAAAACATCATTGTCTTCATACCAAGCACGAGCATTATCCCCCCATTCTTTTTTAGTTCCATCATCCGTCCCTAAGACTTGGTGTATGGTTTGTTCTAATGCCTGCCTATCAACATAATAATTTATGCCGACTCCCTGCACCTGAGCTTTATTACAATCCACTAAAATGCCTCGATCCGGTGTAATTAATTCATTCATCGGCGGAGCATTAGTCGTCAGAATCACGGAACGACAGCTCATGGCTTCGACAATCCCATGACCAAAGCCCTCTGCTTCTGAAGGACATAAGTGAATGCCATGACTGTTCTGATAGTTTCTTAACACTATATCATCTAGATGCTCCGTAATATACTCAATATTAGCTGCACCGATTCGGTCAAGCTCTTGCCAATTGCGTCGAATAGTCAGATCAGGCAAACCAGGATTACGCTGCCAAATTCCCAGAATGGCATTTGTACCTTTTTGAGGGCTTTTCCCCGCTAAATGGAAAAACTTGTCATAACGTTTGGTTTGGGTTTCGTCTAAGCGGTCAAAACTGGTGAAGCTGATAAACTCAGTCCGGCATCCTAGCTTGTTAAAAATACGTTGAGCAAACCGTGTTTTACAAAGGATATAGTCAAAATGAGGGAGATCAGGAAGCCACTCTTGCCAAAACCATTCTTGATTGGTAATTAAGCAATTTAGCTTGGCACAGGGAAATAAGGGAGGAACGACGTGTTCGAGGAAAAGATTAATATCATAGATAGGTGTCTTCGGTAAACCTGAATTGAGCGGTTGACCTCGATGATCACGGGTGAGTGAATTGATGTCAAAAAAAGTCACATTAAAATTGGCTTGCTTGAGAATAGTCGTGACAATAGTCGCATCTCGACTTAATCCAGAATTATTATCTGCTGTTATTATATTGATATGCCGCATACGCCATTTTTTCAAGCGTGACTGTTGCTAGGGGGAAAGAAAAATCATGCCGCCAAGGAACCAAAAAAAATCTAGGGCTAAGGTTCCCTGACTACAAACCCTTGATAAAATATGACAAGCCTTGAGCTAAACTAAAATAAAATTATGTGTCCCGATCGCACTCCTGACAGCCAACCTGGTTCCTCCTTTATCCCCAAGGTATCCGTCGTTGTCCCCATCTATAACGGTGCTGCCGATATACATGACTTAATCCAGTGTCTCTTCTGTCAAACGTACCCCAAGGATCAGGTAGAATACCTCCTCGTAGACAATAATAGCCGCGATCGCACACCTGAGATACTGCACCAAGCCGCTCAAGACGCCAAAGCTCAAGGCATCACGCTTCACCCCCTCACCGAAAACCAGATTCAAAGTTCCTACGCAGCCCGCAATACAGGCATAAAAGCATCCACTGGTGAAATTCTAGCCTTCACCGATGCCGATTGTCGCCCCCTTCCCCAGTGGTTAAGTCTCTTAGTTCAGCCCTTTGTCAATCCCAAAGTCGGATTAGTTGTCGGTGAAATTTCCGCTTTACCCGGTAAAACCTTGCTCGAAAAACACGCCGAACGCCAAGGAACATTAAGCCAAAAAAATACCCTTGATCACCCATTTTATCCCTATGGTCAAACCGCCAATTTAGCCATTCGTCGCCAAGCCTTACAAGACGTCGGCTTATTCCGCCCCTACATGACAACTGGAGGAGATGCAGATATTTGTTGGCGAATTCAGCGCCAGACTCAATGGCAACTTAAGTTTGCCGAAACAGCCATTGTTCAACACCGCCACCGCGCCAACCTACGGGAATTCCGCAGCCAATGGCAACGCTATGGGCGTTCTAATAAATACTTGCACGAACTGCATGGCGTCGAATTGCAACCAAAATTAACCTCAAAAAAATCTTTCTATTTAATCAGTCGTTGGTTGCTCAAGGAATTGCCACTAACCAGCGGACAAGTTATTGCCGGAAAAGCCTCTTTGGGGGATGTGCTAAAGACTCCAATTAATCTGTACGGCGCTTGGTATCGCGACCTCGGACAACAACAAACTCAACTCGATGAAAAAGCGAATAAAATTGATTGGTTGTAAAGAATTTATTAATTTTGAAGGGTGTAGGGGCGGGTTTTACCATTATTGTTACTTGTCACCCAGATGTCACTAAACCCGCCCCCTCTGAATGACAGCGTAACGCCGATTTGCCGATTCATTTGATTCTTGTGTTAAAACAGAGCTATTTAGACTCCCTAGCGACGACTCTCCCCAACCTTTATGCCAACGCCTCAGATTGCTGCGATTATCTGTACTCACAACCGAGATGCGTATCTGGGTGCTGCCATCGATAGCCTATTAGCCCAAGATTGTGATAATTTTATTGTCGTAGTGGTCGATAATGCCTCTAGCGATCGCACTCGTGAGATTGTTGAAGCCCGTATCTCTCACCCTCAGCTAAAATACGTTTACGAACCCGTTATCGGTCTTTCCGTGGCACGAAATACAGGCGCAAAGGAAACCACTGCTCCCATTCTCGCCTATTTAGATGATGATGCCGTCGCCAGTCCCCAATGGTTGAGGGTTCTCCTAGACGCTTATCAACAAAATGAAAAATTGGCAGTAGCTGGCGGTAAAGTCACCCTAATCTGGCCCCCCGGCGTCGAACCCCTCAGCTGGATATCCCCAGAACTTGCTGGCAATTTGGGACTTTATGATCTCGGCGATAGGGTCGTTTATATCAAAGAACCTGGTTTAACACCCAGAGGCTTAAACTACTCCATCCGGCGTACCTTCTTAGAACAAATTGGCGGTTTTGATCCTAATCTAGGGCGTCAAGGTAAAAAATTATTATCCAATGAAGAATTATACGTGACTGAACTTGCCCTCAAACAGGGTTGGCAAGTTGCCTATCTCCCCGATGCCGTCGCTGCCCATAACGTCGCCCCAGAACGCCTCAAAGCAAGCTGGTTTTTGCAGCGTAGCTGGTGGCAAGGGATTAGCGAGTGTTATCGCGAAGAAGTCGCAGGTCGAACTGGGATACGTCAGTTAGGACGAGGAGGAGAACGCATCGCCCGGGGACTCTATAAATCCGCGAAACATTTGACTGACCCAGCTAAACGGTTTGATAATCTAGTTTATGCTTATGGGCAGATTGGTTATCTAAGCGCCGCCATTCAAGCTATGCTACTTAAACCCAAAGATGAGGGCTGAATGATTAGGGAACAAGGAAGATAGGGAAGCAGGGGGAGCAGGGGGAGCAGGGGGAGCAGGGAAAGCAGGGGAAGCAGGGGGAGCAGGGGGAGCAGGGGGAGATGAGGGAGATGAGGAAGTCGTGAGTTAACTCAAAACTCTACCTTACACTGTTGCCTATTGCCTGTTGCCTCACGAATGACAAATGACCAATGACCAATGACAAATCATGAAAAAAGCACTAATATGCGGCGTATCCGGTCAAGATGGCGCTTATCTAGCTAAATTACTTCTCAACGAAGGGTATAGCGTCTGTGGTACATCACGGGATGCTCAAATGTCATCCTTTCAGAATCTAGTCCGCCTGGGTATCCGTGACCAAGTGAAACTAGAATCCGCCGCCCTGACCGATTTTCGCAGTGTGCTGCAAGTTCTGAAGAAAAATCAACCGGATGAGGTCTATAACTTGGCGGGACAAAGTTCGGTGGGATTGTCATTTGAACAACCCGTAGAAACCCTAGAAAGTATTTCTATTGGTACGTTAAATCTTTTAGAAGCGATTCGGTTTACAGGTGAGCCAATTAAATTTTATAATGCGGGATCGAGTGAATGTTTTGGCGATATTGGCACAGAAGCGGCGGATGAAACAACTCCATTTCGCCCAAGAAGCCCTTATGCGGTGGCAAAATCGGCGGCTTTTTGGCAAGTAGCAAACTATCGCGAAGCTTACGGGTTGTTTGCTTGTTCCGGAATTCTGTTTAATCACGAATCTCCCCTGAGACCCCAACGATTTGTGACCCAAAAGATTGTTGCGGCAGTGTCTCGCATTGCCCAAGGTAGCCAAGAAAAGCTTTATCTGGGTAATGTTGACATTAAACGCGACTGGGGATGGGCGCCTGAATACGTCGAGGCAATGTATAAAATCTTGCAACAAGAGGAACCTGATGATTATGTGATTGCCACGGGAGAGAGTTACACCTTAGAAGAGTTTGTGGTAGCGGCTTTTGATTCGGTCGGCTTGGATTGGCAAGATTATGTGATCACGGATAGGAGTTTGTTCCGACCAACCGATTTAGCAATCAGTCGGGGAAATCCCGCCAAAGCCAAAGAAAAACTCGGATGGCAAGCTCAGTATAAAATGCCTGATATTGTGCGGATGATGGTTCAAGCCAAGCAAGATTCGGCACAATAATAGCGAGGCTGTAACAACCATTGTTTCAGGCTTTTTTATTAGGGGTGATTTGGCGGACTTCATCTCAGTTGTTATATAGCAACCGCCATGACTGTTAGGACACATCATTTATGTAGAGACGCGCCATGGCGCGTCTCTACAATGGTGCTTAACTAAAATAGGTTACGTTTTGTATACACGCCTTAAACCCTCACCCATTACCCATGAAGATTTTGATGCTCTCTTCTACGTTCCCCTATCCCCCAACCCAAGGAGGGACTCAGGTAAGGACGTTTAACTTACTCAAACATCTCACTGGACATGAGATTACCCTACTCACTCAACGCGCTGACGATGTAACCGATGCTGAAGTTGAAGCCTTACGAGAATGGGTGGCTGAGTTGGTCGTATTCCCTCGTCCCACTACATCCAGTCTTCCGGGAGGATGGTTCGGTAAGGTAAAGCGCTTCGGTCAGTTTGTACAGCAAGGGACTCCTCCCAGTGTCCTCTCGATTTATTCTCCACAATTACAGGATTGGGTGGATCAGTGTGTTAAGAAAAATAACGTTGATGTAATTACCTGCGAACATAGCGTTAACGAGATTTATGTACGTCCGGAGTTTCGCGAACAACTGCGAACAGTTGTCAATATCCACAGTTCGGTGTACGCTTCCTGTCGCAATCAGTTGCAAACGGGTACCAGCGAGAATCTCTGGCGCGATCGCTTGAATCTGCCTCTACTTTATCGCTATGAACAGCGCTACTGTGATAAGTTTTCCCATATTGTAGTGACGACGGATGATGATCGCCAACAGATTCAATCCTATAATCCCCCCAGTCAGATTGCCGTGATTCCCAATGGTGTAGACTTTAGCCAATTTCCTTATCGCACTGTTGATCCAGGTGGACATCGCTTGACGTTTATCGGCGCGATGGATAATTTAGCCAATATTGATGCGGTGAGGTTCTTAAGTTTAGAGGTATTTCCCGCGATTCAAGAACGGTATCCAGACACAACCTTAACTCTGGTTGGCGCACGTCCTACCTCTGAAGTATCGGCGCTGGGAAATCGTCCCGGTATTACAGTAACGGGGCGGGTTCCGTCTATGGCAGACTATTTACATCAAGCCACGGTATGCATCGTCTCGATGCGAACAGGGTATGGGATCAAGAACAAAACCCTAGAGGCGATGGCGGCGGGCGTACCTGTGGTGGGAAGCGATCGCGGTTTAGAAGGACTGGAGGTTGATAGTCCCAATGTACCATTGAGAGCATTGAGGGCAAATTCGGTTTCCGAGTATGTTGATGCCGTGACTCGCTTATTTGAAGAGTCTCAACTGAGACAACAATTGTCACAAAGTGGACGCCAGTTTATTGAGAAGAATTATACATGGGAACGAGCCGCCCAGCTTTATGAACAAGTCATTTGTGCAAAGTGAACAAACAAATACCTGTAGGGGGTGTGGGGTGTGGGGTGTAGGAGTATGCATATTCAATCCGCGACAGCTTACCCTTCTACCCTTCTACCCTTAAAAATATCTGCCTCAAGGAATAGCTTACCAATAATTTGTGATCAAAAATTAATGATAAATTATCTATATAAATAATTTATCATTGAAAATTTAAAATGTTTATATAATAAGGTAAAACTGTTTGATGAAATAGATATAATCCATTAGCAAATTTTAATAAATGCCATCTCAATTCATCATTAATCCCGATAAAACCGAATTTATGACCATTTTGGGGGGAATCTGAAGATTTATGAAAATTCTCATCCTCTCTGCCACATTTCCCTATCCACCCACCAGCGGTGGAACTGAGGTTAGAACATTTAACTTACTCAAGGCTCTGAGTGAGCGTCATCAGATTACCCTGGTGACTCAACGCACTGATGATATTTCCGAGACTGACGTGGAAAAGTTGCAGGAGTGGGTCGAAGAACTCGTCGTTTTCCCTCAACCCAACGGCTCAGAGAACAACAGTGGACTGCGGTCAAAAATGCAGCGCTTGAGTACATTCCTGCAACAAGGAACGCCTCAAAGTGTCTTAAAACACTACTCCCCGGAGATGCAGGAGTGGGTGAACCAGGCAATAGAGTCAGGAAACTTTGACGTGATCACCTGCGAACATAGCATGAATGAAATTTATGTTCGCCCCCAATGGCGAGAGAAGTTGCGAACCGTCGTCAATATTCATAGTTCCCTCTATCGCAAGCAGCGCCATCAGTTAGACGGAAAACCAGCGGATAAGCAGCTACGAGAGCAATTAAATTTACCTCTACTGCGTCGTTACGAAGAGCGATATTGTGGCAAGTTTACCAATATTGTCGTTGCCACTCCTAAAGATCGGCGTCAGATTGAGGATTATGAACCAGAGGGCAAGATTACGTTAGTTCCCAATGGCGTTGATTTTAAGCAGTTTCCTAAGCGTGTCTCTGATCCGGGAGGACAGCGATTGGTGTTTGTGGGTGTTATGGATAGCCCGACAAACGTTGATGCGGTGCGTTTCTTCAGTTTAGAGGTATTCCCGGAGATTTTACGACGGTATCCAGAGGCAACCTTAGAAATTGTGGGCGCACGCCCTGTACCTGAGGTGCTAGAGTTGCAGGAACGTCCGGGAATTACGGTAGCAGGTCGGGTGAGTTCAATCGTAGACTATTTGCATAAGGCAACGGTTTGTGTAATTCCC
The DNA window shown above is from Coleofasciculus chthonoplastes PCC 7420 and carries:
- a CDS encoding P-loop NTPase fold protein, which codes for MATIDEIIKQEVNPFDPVTFKTGNFWREDQQVAATVDSIHQEAITQVTEVLRLVARDQRTRTILLDGDSGSGKSYLLGRLKQKLNPYAFFIYIDPWADNQHIWRHTLRQMVDSLMQKPEGQKSSQLILWLKGLSAFKDRSMMRRILGERGLFIRNFRSTYPSGIYQARDFFGVLYGLTNQDLYFLACDWLRGENLDRDDLNALGVNQPIDNEEAARGIIGNFGRISASTKPIVLCFDQAEMTPKFADGIPNLQSLFNLNRTFHNQYLKNILVIISIVTNQWKVSKERLEQSDLAGIEKQVRLKSINLEQAEALWITRLYSLHDQATPKPDSPLYPLQKQALEQKFPGGRANLRNVLGLGGELFIEHKLGHKPPIEDAVATFKLIWLKEFHKTQQKVERIRQFSSVDLTQMLQQAMNALQINTDPHLLNHAKYSSYSFSYQHPDKTERLGIFWNEEPNMTSFNAAMNACEKDLEKNCCDTLILVRAEKLGQAKNKGYKLFKKLFNGSPHRHLTPHLDSIHYLRTYQLLVNSAGAGELVIHQQTLDLPTLEKLIRDSHVLQNCPLLQDIGIVSKPIIKPEPDLIKIKDFLLNLVKTQFMIGRQKLVDLTMQDFSHIDESQINQQIQTLCQENQITLIPPDAKPQDQSVCWKPQTKNNTSPQPK
- a CDS encoding GDP-mannose 4,6-dehydratase, which translates into the protein MMKKALICGVSGQDGAYLAKLLLNEGYSVCGTSRDAQMSSFQNLVRLGIRDQVKLESAALTDFRSVLQVLKKNQPDEVYNLAGQSSVGLSFEQPVETLESISIGTLNLLEAIRFTGEPIKFYNAGSSECFGDIGTEAADETTPFRPRSPYAVAKSAAFWQVANYREAYGLFACSGILFNHESPLRPQRFVTQKIVAAVSRIAQGSQEKLYLGNVDIKRDWGWAPEYVEAMYKILQQEEPDDYVIATGESYTLEEFVVAAFDSVGLDWQDYVITDRSLFRPTDLAISRGNPAKAKEKLGWQAQYKMPDIVRMMVQAKQDSAQ
- a CDS encoding glycosyltransferase, translated to MPTPQIAAIICTHNRDAYLGAAIDSLLAQDCDNFIVVVVDNASSDRTREIVEARISHPQLKYVYEPVIGLSVARNTGAKETTAPILAYLDDDAVASPQWLRVLLDAYQQNEKLAVAGGKVTLIWPPGVEPLSWISPELAGNLGLYDLGDRVVYIKEPGLTPRGLNYSIRRTFLEQIGGFDPNLGRQGKKLLSNEELYVTELALKQGWQVAYLPDAVAAHNVAPERLKASWFLQRSWWQGISECYREEVAGRTGIRQLGRGGERIARGLYKSAKHLTDPAKRFDNLVYAYGQIGYLSAAIQAMLLKPKDEG
- a CDS encoding glycosyltransferase family 2 protein, whose product is MSKVSVCIPTYNRANYLIQSVKSVLSQTYKDFELIICDDGSTDETPTVVSQWNDARIRYIRHAKNIGRSKNMRSGFDTAQGNYFIKLDDDDALTPEFLEKTVAVLEAEPTVDFVCTNHWVIDKNGNRDESATKENAAKWGKDKLKQGIIPDLMRQTFQYQSLQVGSTLFRRACLQDVDYMRPEADGCEDFDLLVRLAIALKQGYFLPEYLMEYRFHGGQTSLRQNLHFLKAKVFCIDSYRFPDQELETLRIQKLAWTKEALGLRLIENGDTVQGRIMLQEVAEIIGSSRKAQLGVILSYLPLSLRQAALQVFRQMRPKDYTDQVREAG
- a CDS encoding glycosyltransferase, coding for MCPDRTPDSQPGSSFIPKVSVVVPIYNGAADIHDLIQCLFCQTYPKDQVEYLLVDNNSRDRTPEILHQAAQDAKAQGITLHPLTENQIQSSYAARNTGIKASTGEILAFTDADCRPLPQWLSLLVQPFVNPKVGLVVGEISALPGKTLLEKHAERQGTLSQKNTLDHPFYPYGQTANLAIRRQALQDVGLFRPYMTTGGDADICWRIQRQTQWQLKFAETAIVQHRHRANLREFRSQWQRYGRSNKYLHELHGVELQPKLTSKKSFYLISRWLLKELPLTSGQVIAGKASLGDVLKTPINLYGAWYRDLGQQQTQLDEKANKIDWL
- a CDS encoding glycosyltransferase, coding for MRHINIITADNNSGLSRDATIVTTILKQANFNVTFFDINSLTRDHRGQPLNSGLPKTPIYDINLFLEHVVPPLFPCAKLNCLITNQEWFWQEWLPDLPHFDYILCKTRFAQRIFNKLGCRTEFISFTSFDRLDETQTKRYDKFFHLAGKSPQKGTNAILGIWQRNPGLPDLTIRRNWQELDRIGAANIEYITEHLDDIVLRNYQNSHGIHLCPSEAEGFGHGIVEAMSCRSVILTTNAPPMNELITPDRGILVDCNKAQVQGVGINYYVDRQALEQTIHQVLGTDDGTKKEWGDNARAWYEDNDVFFRHRIVDVINNI